The following proteins are co-located in the Imtechella halotolerans genome:
- a CDS encoding DUF4221 family protein has protein sequence MRRFLQNGWCLVFLVFSVSCQNELKLSSSYDYKLIPKDTLRISIDDSLTYRYTRIQYFIQDDSTYIVVSNTNQNGLTFVNVDSERISKKVIYSQTGLNGVGDDAGSFHYVNMDSIFIFNSPSRKLFLTNSNADVIESFDLIDFADFDFGEPMMWIAYASHYAEGVLKFSVLPTYLNGHEISRNSNDPVVVKFDINAKKVSKGLIDYSYANMNNHHYIRHTPISVVGKDNVLYYCFPFENRILFENQETGIVEEKTTFVSDFVKEYYPMQGEYKNDIRRFDVEFPYNANLKYDPFRNVYYMVVYHGIPFVDDSTGELRSFSQKPFSIIVFDEEFKKLSEQKFEGGNFLPGGSFVSRKGLYIFFNNIENPLFNENYFKYVLFNLEKN, from the coding sequence ATGCGTAGATTTCTTCAGAATGGGTGGTGTTTAGTATTTTTAGTTTTTAGTGTTTCTTGCCAAAATGAATTAAAACTATCTTCTAGTTATGATTATAAGTTGATTCCTAAGGATACATTACGTATTTCAATAGATGATTCATTAACCTATCGTTATACTCGAATTCAATATTTTATTCAAGATGATTCTACATATATAGTAGTGTCTAATACCAATCAAAATGGTTTAACTTTTGTAAACGTGGATTCCGAAAGGATCTCTAAGAAAGTTATTTATAGCCAGACTGGTCTTAACGGTGTTGGTGATGATGCTGGTTCTTTTCATTATGTTAATATGGATAGTATTTTTATTTTTAATTCCCCTTCAAGAAAGCTTTTTTTGACTAATTCGAATGCAGATGTTATTGAATCTTTTGATTTAATAGATTTTGCAGATTTTGATTTTGGAGAGCCTATGATGTGGATCGCATATGCTAGTCACTATGCAGAAGGAGTATTAAAATTCTCGGTACTTCCTACCTATCTTAATGGTCATGAAATTAGTCGGAATAGCAATGATCCGGTAGTTGTCAAATTTGATATTAATGCTAAAAAAGTAAGTAAAGGTTTAATTGACTATTCATATGCTAATATGAATAATCATCATTATATAAGACATACCCCTATTAGTGTTGTTGGGAAAGATAATGTTTTGTATTACTGTTTTCCTTTTGAAAATAGAATTTTATTTGAAAATCAAGAAACCGGGATTGTAGAGGAAAAGACGACGTTTGTTAGTGATTTTGTCAAAGAGTATTACCCTATGCAAGGAGAGTATAAGAATGATATTCGACGTTTCGATGTTGAATTTCCTTATAACGCTAATTTGAAATATGATCCATTTCGAAATGTATATTATATGGTGGTGTATCATGGAATCCCATTTGTAGACGATTCTACTGGTGAACTACGTTCTTTTTCTCAGAAACCTTTTAGCATTATTGTTTTTGATGAGGAGTTTAAAAAGTTATCTGAGCAGAAGTTTGAAGGAGGAAATTTTCTTCCTGGGGGTTCTTTTGTTTCTAGAAAGGGCCTATATATATTTTT
- a CDS encoding T9SS type B sorting domain-containing protein, producing the protein MRYPLLILVFFWNSILIGQNIVTDASMYTVQELVEDVLINSNCLGNVQVTSFGGPSFSGGDLSYGYFDSNGADFPFTSGIVLTTGRLSEVPGPNISAGGNSGVLRAGTNDGLRDYDLENAIGISNTHNTTYIEFEFTAQTNHISFNYLFASEQYLSTITSTNQCSFTDGFAFLIKESGSVDPYENLAVIPGTNTPLNTTNVRGQGPCPAQNEEYFDSFNGYDHPIAYNGQTKVLTAQTNVVPGVRYTIKLAIADQGNAYYDSAVFIQAGSFNVIDLGSDRTFSSNNPLCEEDSLLLDVSGSNASVYEWFMDGVSQEINTIGTFLVTQPGTYSVVATINGCLATDDIHIEYDSFVVNNATITQCDPDGDGYTEFNLFDANSIITQGLQGVQVVGFYTTQTDAENTTNAIANATNFINTSVNQIVYARTENRYRCSSLAKISLVTVTNTIDTVILDTCDDKDGYIDGFTSFNLKDADIPLTQTIPNWEEVTYFLTELEAIQHLNRLPDFYTNVQQYTQVIYARIDTADGCFGITTVTLNVHVPPVLEPNSQVYYCTDTYPGNIELQAGVIGNPSEYDYLWSNGDTTYSTYVNRAGIYTVTITDRNSGCSDSRSIEVFDSSIANISVSISGNVGNYTVTINTIGDGVYTFAMDDTSRPFTSENVFVGLASGQHTIYVRDENGCGISSKQFYLIDFPKFFTPNADGYNDYWQVLGHDAMIPQVKTIFIFDRLGKLIKEIHPDSEGWDGTYIGSPLPSSDYWFKAILIDNSIYQGHFTLKR; encoded by the coding sequence GTGAGATACCCCCTTTTGATTTTAGTGTTTTTTTGGAATTCTATTCTAATTGGGCAAAATATAGTTACAGATGCTAGCATGTATACTGTGCAAGAGCTTGTAGAGGATGTCCTTATTAATAGTAATTGTTTAGGTAATGTTCAAGTGACATCTTTTGGGGGACCTAGTTTTTCTGGGGGAGACTTGAGTTACGGATATTTTGATTCCAATGGTGCTGATTTTCCATTTACCTCTGGAATAGTGCTTACTACGGGAAGACTTAGCGAAGTACCTGGCCCAAATATTAGTGCTGGAGGAAATTCAGGTGTACTGAGAGCAGGAACAAATGATGGTTTAAGAGACTATGATTTAGAAAATGCCATAGGGATTAGTAATACGCACAATACCACTTATATTGAATTTGAGTTTACAGCACAAACAAACCACATTAGCTTTAACTATCTTTTTGCTTCCGAGCAGTACTTGTCCACCATTACATCCACAAATCAATGTAGTTTTACCGATGGATTTGCTTTTTTAATTAAAGAGTCAGGTAGTGTAGATCCATATGAGAATTTAGCTGTAATTCCTGGAACAAACACACCTTTAAACACTACAAATGTTAGAGGACAAGGTCCATGTCCTGCACAAAATGAAGAATATTTTGATTCATTTAATGGTTATGATCATCCAATTGCCTATAATGGGCAAACCAAGGTGTTAACAGCTCAAACTAACGTAGTGCCAGGAGTGCGTTATACTATAAAACTGGCTATAGCTGATCAAGGAAATGCGTATTATGATTCCGCTGTGTTTATACAGGCGGGAAGTTTTAATGTCATTGATTTAGGCAGTGATAGAACTTTTAGTAGCAATAATCCTCTCTGTGAAGAAGATTCCTTATTGTTAGATGTTTCAGGGAGTAATGCCTCTGTTTATGAGTGGTTTATGGATGGGGTCTCTCAAGAGATTAATACTATAGGAACTTTTTTAGTCACTCAGCCAGGGACTTATAGCGTTGTAGCTACTATTAATGGTTGTTTAGCTACAGATGATATCCATATTGAATACGATAGTTTTGTAGTAAATAATGCTACTATTACCCAATGTGATCCAGATGGTGATGGATACACAGAATTTAATCTTTTCGATGCAAATTCAATAATAACTCAGGGACTTCAGGGAGTTCAGGTAGTTGGGTTTTACACTACACAAACCGATGCAGAGAATACTACAAATGCAATTGCCAATGCTACTAATTTCATAAATACTTCAGTCAATCAAATTGTATATGCACGTACTGAAAATAGGTATCGTTGTAGTTCCTTGGCTAAAATATCATTGGTAACAGTAACTAATACTATAGATACAGTTATTTTGGATACTTGTGATGATAAGGATGGTTATATTGATGGGTTTACTTCATTCAATCTTAAAGATGCTGATATACCACTTACCCAAACAATTCCGAATTGGGAAGAAGTAACTTATTTTTTAACGGAGCTAGAGGCGATACAACATCTAAATAGACTGCCTGATTTTTATACGAATGTTCAGCAGTATACTCAAGTAATTTATGCACGAATAGATACAGCTGATGGTTGCTTTGGGATTACCACTGTTACCTTAAATGTCCATGTTCCACCAGTATTGGAACCTAATTCTCAGGTCTATTACTGTACCGACACATATCCTGGAAATATTGAATTACAGGCAGGTGTTATCGGTAATCCATCTGAGTATGATTATTTGTGGAGTAATGGCGATACAACTTATAGCACCTATGTGAATCGTGCAGGAATATATACTGTAACAATTACAGATCGTAATTCAGGATGTAGTGATTCTCGATCAATAGAAGTGTTCGATTCTTCGATAGCTAATATTTCGGTTTCAATATCAGGTAATGTAGGTAATTATACTGTCACGATTAATACTATAGGAGATGGAGTGTATACATTCGCTATGGATGATACTTCCAGGCCTTTTACTTCTGAAAATGTATTTGTTGGTTTAGCTTCAGGACAACATACCATCTATGTACGTGATGAAAATGGGTGTGGAATTTCCTCTAAGCAATTCTATCTCATTGACTTTCCTAAATTTTTCACCCCTAACGCTGATGGTTACAATGATTATTGGCAAGTATTAGGTCATGATGCAATGATACCTCAAGTAAAAACAATCTTTATTTTCGATCGTTTGGGGAAATTAATTAAAGAAATACACCCTGATTCTGAAGGCTGGGATGGTACATATATAGGGAGCCCTCTTCCTTCTTCGGATTATTGGTTTAAGGCTATTTTGATTGATAATTCAATTTATCAGGGACATTTTACTTTAAAGCGTTAG
- a CDS encoding ABC transporter permease, whose protein sequence is MRRLLSIEFIKLWNSRSSRFLIIAYFVLLTFIALIAAIKFDIGPIEFHLAEQGIFNFPFIWHFNTYIAAVFKLFLAIVIVSMMANEYSNKTLKQNLIDGLSKKEFVMSKFLTVVMFSGISTVFIFVVSLVLGLIYSDFTEVGIIFSQLGYLLAYFLKLTAFFSFCLFLGMLVKRSAFALGFLVLWNILEGIVYAFLKFKVFDNSTIADSIAQFFPLNAMSNLIKEPFTRLGAVKSVAAQIGEEFTKNYAVQWYDVLIVTVWIFVFVYGTLFILRKRDL, encoded by the coding sequence ATGAGACGACTTTTATCAATAGAATTTATAAAGCTTTGGAATAGCCGTTCCAGCCGTTTTTTAATCATTGCATATTTTGTATTACTAACTTTTATCGCCCTTATAGCGGCTATAAAATTTGATATAGGACCAATAGAATTCCATTTAGCAGAGCAGGGAATATTTAATTTTCCGTTTATTTGGCATTTCAACACCTATATTGCTGCAGTTTTCAAATTGTTTTTGGCCATAGTGATTGTATCAATGATGGCTAATGAATACAGTAATAAAACACTAAAACAGAATCTAATTGATGGATTGAGTAAAAAGGAGTTTGTGATGTCAAAATTTCTTACTGTGGTAATGTTTTCAGGGATTTCAACCGTCTTTATTTTTGTAGTATCATTGGTTTTGGGGCTTATTTATTCGGATTTTACTGAAGTAGGAATCATATTTTCACAATTAGGATACTTACTCGCCTACTTTTTGAAACTTACGGCATTTTTTTCATTCTGTTTATTCTTAGGAATGTTGGTGAAACGATCCGCTTTTGCGCTTGGTTTTTTGGTGTTGTGGAATATTCTAGAGGGTATAGTGTATGCTTTCTTAAAATTCAAGGTATTTGATAATTCTACAATTGCTGATAGTATTGCACAATTCTTTCCCTTAAATGCGATGAGTAATCTTATTAAAGAACCTTTTACTCGTCTTGGAGCTGTCAAGTCTGTTGCAGCACAGATTGGCGAAGAATTTACTAAAAATTATGCAGTTCAATGGTATGATGTATTGATTGTAACGGTGTGGATTTTTGTTTTTGTGTATGGTACATTATTTATTTTGCGTAAACGAGATTTATAG
- a CDS encoding ABC transporter ATP-binding protein: METILTIQNLTKKYGPLIAVNDLSFTIQKGNVYGILGPNGSGKSTTLGIVLNVVNRTSGNYQWFDGRISTHEALKKVGAIIERPNFYPYMSAEENLKLVCKIKEVPFHKVYEKLELVGLIERRNSKFSTYSLGMKQRLAIASALLNDPEILILDEPTNGLDPQGIHQIRELIKKIAATGTTILLASHLLDEVEKVCSHVVVLRKGQKLYAGRVDEMTSSNGFFEMKTKDLVALEQLLMVQPQFGRIKVEGDLLTAFLSEPMEAASVNKLLFEKGIVLSHLVKRKESLEEQFLSLTNNH; encoded by the coding sequence TTGGAAACCATTTTAACAATTCAAAATCTTACCAAAAAATACGGACCGTTAATAGCAGTTAATGATTTGTCCTTTACGATTCAAAAAGGAAATGTATATGGTATTTTAGGTCCTAATGGAAGTGGAAAATCAACAACTTTAGGAATCGTTCTCAATGTTGTAAATCGAACCTCAGGGAATTATCAGTGGTTTGATGGGAGAATAAGCACCCATGAAGCTCTAAAAAAGGTGGGTGCGATTATTGAACGACCCAATTTTTACCCTTATATGAGTGCAGAGGAGAACTTAAAATTGGTTTGTAAAATTAAAGAGGTCCCCTTCCACAAGGTGTATGAGAAACTAGAGCTTGTGGGATTAATTGAGCGCAGAAATAGTAAGTTCAGTACCTATTCCTTAGGTATGAAACAGCGATTAGCAATTGCATCAGCCTTACTAAATGATCCTGAAATCCTCATCCTTGATGAACCAACTAATGGCCTTGATCCACAAGGTATTCACCAGATACGAGAACTAATTAAGAAGATAGCTGCAACGGGAACAACCATTCTTTTAGCTTCTCATTTACTTGATGAGGTAGAAAAGGTGTGTTCACATGTGGTGGTCTTACGGAAAGGGCAAAAACTATATGCTGGACGTGTTGATGAAATGACAAGTAGTAATGGTTTTTTTGAAATGAAGACTAAAGATCTCGTTGCTTTAGAACAATTATTAATGGTGCAACCACAGTTTGGCAGAATTAAAGTAGAAGGAGACTTGTTAACTGCATTTTTATCTGAACCTATGGAGGCGGCATCAGTTAATAAATTACTTTTTGAGAAAGGTATTGTTTTATCTCATTTAGTGAAAAGGAAGGAAAGCTTGGAAGAGCAATTTTTATCCCTTACCAACAACCATTAG
- a CDS encoding nucleoid-associated protein — MLNLYPTHIESLSIHRVGNKSRNEGVFLSEVPYTLNDEITGLLKEYFFKPFREKEENYYRFDNEVDVEFNELFKIASEIFENPASIHMQSKKIATLLFDQSNHPHIKSGEVYVTLLSDVMVDNKKANAIGIFKSEMKHSFLQFEEKPGLLEILVQEGININKLDKGCIILNVNKEEGYKILSVDSNRYDTKYWLENFLGVDVLTDENFFTKKYLKFCQDFAKDVVLPAEDKKEEVMFMNRAVNHFAKNNEFEETAFLNEVLDNPDLIPEFKHYKVERGPKYSIEDVSNFPIANKAVSDVRKKMKNVIQLDTNIQIKMDFINPESAEKFVEKGWDEEKQMYYYLVYFNKEQKG; from the coding sequence ATGCTCAATTTATATCCTACTCATATTGAAAGTCTTTCGATACATCGTGTCGGTAACAAAAGCCGTAATGAAGGTGTATTTTTATCAGAAGTTCCATACACCCTTAACGATGAGATCACTGGTCTTTTAAAAGAATATTTTTTTAAACCTTTCAGAGAAAAGGAAGAGAATTATTATCGTTTTGATAATGAGGTAGATGTTGAGTTTAATGAATTATTTAAGATTGCTTCTGAAATTTTTGAAAATCCTGCAAGTATACACATGCAGTCAAAAAAAATTGCAACCTTGTTATTTGATCAATCCAATCATCCACATATTAAAAGCGGGGAGGTATATGTTACATTGTTGAGTGATGTAATGGTTGATAATAAGAAGGCTAATGCCATTGGGATTTTTAAGAGTGAAATGAAACATAGTTTTCTTCAGTTTGAAGAAAAACCAGGTTTACTTGAAATATTGGTACAGGAAGGTATAAACATCAATAAACTTGACAAAGGATGTATTATACTAAATGTAAATAAAGAGGAAGGGTATAAGATTCTTTCGGTAGATAGTAATCGATATGATACTAAATATTGGCTTGAGAATTTTTTAGGAGTAGATGTTCTAACTGATGAGAATTTCTTTACAAAGAAATACTTGAAGTTTTGCCAAGATTTTGCTAAGGATGTTGTACTTCCGGCAGAAGATAAGAAAGAAGAAGTGATGTTTATGAATCGTGCAGTAAATCATTTCGCTAAAAATAATGAGTTTGAAGAAACCGCTTTTCTAAATGAGGTGCTGGATAATCCTGATTTAATTCCAGAATTTAAACACTATAAAGTAGAAAGAGGACCTAAGTATAGCATAGAAGATGTTTCTAATTTTCCAATCGCTAACAAAGCAGTGTCAGATGTCCGTAAAAAGATGAAGAACGTAATCCAATTAGATACAAATATTCAGATAAAAATGGATTTTATTAATCCAGAATCCGCTGAGAAATTTGTTGAAAAGGGTTGGGATGAAGAAAAACAGATGTACTATTATTTAGTGTACTTTAATAAAGAACAAAAAGGATAA
- a CDS encoding IS1096 element passenger TnpR family protein — MIYKFRVILDAEEDVIRDIAIESGDSLEDLHNTITQAFGFAGNEMASFYTSDDEWNQGDEISLFDLSDDASGSVRLMHNTTIDSVVNESENKLIYVYDFMSMWTFFVEMVETAEPENGLTYPMLLFAHGNVPDEAPEKDFEGEDLDLDDDFDDFGMDIEDFDDLDFDENWN; from the coding sequence ATGATTTATAAATTCAGAGTCATACTAGATGCCGAAGAAGATGTTATTCGAGATATCGCAATAGAATCTGGTGACAGCCTAGAAGATTTACATAATACTATAACGCAGGCTTTCGGATTTGCCGGAAATGAAATGGCATCCTTTTATACAAGTGATGATGAATGGAATCAGGGAGATGAAATATCGTTGTTTGACCTTAGCGATGATGCTTCTGGTAGTGTTCGATTAATGCATAATACTACAATAGATTCAGTAGTAAATGAGTCTGAGAATAAGCTTATTTATGTGTATGATTTTATGAGTATGTGGACATTTTTTGTAGAGATGGTTGAGACGGCTGAACCAGAAAATGGATTGACATACCCTATGCTTCTTTTTGCTCATGGTAATGTACCTGATGAGGCACCTGAAAAGGATTTTGAAGGAGAAGATTTAGACCTTGATGATGATTTCGATGATTTTGGAATGGATATCGAGGATTTTGACGACCTAGATTTTGACGAAAACTGGAATTAA
- a CDS encoding COX15/CtaA family protein, whose translation MKKDNKKVVYWLLTGCFLIFVMVLVGGITRLTHSGLSMSDFKLVTDMVPPMTDAQWQKEFEIYQQFPEYQKVNYHFSLEDFKDIYFWEWLHRLLGRVLGLVFLLPFFYFLFTKQFTKPTFYKSLLLLFLGGFQGFLGWYMVKSGLVDNPDVSHFRLAMHLMAAFITFAVTFWVALDLIYPERKPPISKPFKHLITATIIVLLLQIMWGAFVAGLDAGWIHNHWPLMTDGKLIHETVYIEQDTLWKNIVEGKSGVQFVHRYLAYVVVILVGVMAFKSHKLQLTPAQHNGIKATVLMVIIQFVLGVFTLILAVPVWLGVAHQIGAFFLLSAMTFTLHRFSK comes from the coding sequence ATGAAAAAGGATAATAAAAAGGTAGTGTATTGGTTGCTTACCGGCTGCTTTTTAATTTTTGTTATGGTGTTAGTTGGTGGGATTACCCGTTTGACACATTCTGGGTTATCAATGTCAGATTTTAAATTAGTCACCGATATGGTTCCTCCTATGACAGATGCCCAGTGGCAAAAGGAGTTCGAAATTTATCAACAGTTTCCAGAATATCAAAAAGTGAATTACCATTTTTCTTTAGAAGATTTTAAAGATATCTATTTTTGGGAATGGTTGCATAGACTTTTAGGACGCGTTTTAGGATTGGTATTCTTACTCCCTTTTTTCTATTTTTTGTTCACTAAACAATTTACAAAGCCCACTTTTTATAAATCATTATTACTATTATTTCTTGGAGGTTTTCAAGGTTTTTTGGGTTGGTATATGGTTAAAAGTGGACTAGTAGACAATCCTGATGTTAGTCATTTTAGACTTGCTATGCACCTAATGGCTGCATTTATAACCTTTGCAGTTACTTTTTGGGTGGCATTGGATCTTATTTATCCCGAGCGAAAACCTCCTATTTCAAAACCTTTTAAACACTTAATCACTGCTACCATTATTGTCCTTTTGTTACAGATAATGTGGGGTGCGTTTGTTGCTGGATTGGATGCGGGATGGATTCATAATCATTGGCCATTAATGACCGATGGTAAACTCATTCATGAAACGGTTTATATAGAACAGGATACCTTGTGGAAGAATATTGTAGAAGGGAAAAGCGGAGTTCAATTTGTTCATCGCTATTTAGCCTATGTTGTAGTGATTTTAGTTGGAGTGATGGCTTTTAAATCACATAAATTACAGCTAACGCCTGCACAACATAACGGGATTAAGGCTACAGTTTTAATGGTGATTATCCAATTTGTTCTGGGCGTATTTACGTTAATCTTGGCCGTTCCGGTGTGGTTAGGAGTAGCTCATCAGATTGGTGCTTTTTTCCTGTTGAGTGCAATGACATTCACACTACACCGTTTTAGCAAATAA
- a CDS encoding CCA tRNA nucleotidyltransferase, translated as MNYKQAIQNPIFSVISEAARDLNVESYVIGGFVRDFILERGTPKDIDVVAVGSGIELAQSVAARLPGKPKVSVFKNYGTAMLKTDDLEVEFVGARRESYREDSRKPLVEDGTLEDDQNRRDFTINALALSLSKESFGDLLDPFDGFGDLKRKLIRTPLDADITYSDDPLRMMRAIRFATQLSFTIEDASLEAIERNKRRIGIISGERIVDELNKILMTPKPSVGFQLLHQTGLLALILPELTALQGIEEKEGQRHKDNFWHTLEVVDNIAQATDNLWLRWAALLHDIGKAPTKKFDKKIGWTFHSHEFVGSKMVSKLFKRLHMPLNEKMKFVQKMVLMSSRPIVLSQEIVTDSAVRRLVFDAGEYVEDLMTLCEADITTKNPKKFKRYHQNFAIVRQKIVEVEERDHVRNFQPPVSGEEIMQTFNLQPSKEIGMIKEAIKEAILEGEIPNEHEAAYAFMLDKGKKLGLIPAKDRP; from the coding sequence ATGAACTACAAACAAGCGATACAAAACCCTATATTTTCTGTAATTTCTGAAGCTGCTCGGGATCTAAATGTGGAAAGCTACGTTATTGGTGGCTTTGTACGTGATTTTATTCTAGAACGAGGTACCCCTAAAGATATTGATGTTGTTGCCGTTGGGAGCGGCATAGAGTTAGCCCAGTCGGTTGCAGCGCGATTACCTGGTAAACCAAAGGTTAGTGTTTTTAAGAACTATGGGACCGCTATGCTAAAAACGGATGATCTCGAGGTAGAATTTGTTGGTGCACGCAGAGAAAGTTATCGTGAAGATTCCAGAAAACCCCTAGTCGAGGATGGCACCTTGGAAGATGATCAGAATAGAAGAGATTTTACCATTAATGCTTTGGCTTTATCACTATCCAAGGAATCTTTCGGAGATTTACTCGATCCATTTGACGGATTTGGTGATTTGAAGAGAAAATTAATTCGCACTCCACTTGATGCCGATATTACATATTCAGATGATCCACTTCGTATGATGAGGGCAATTCGTTTTGCAACTCAACTTTCTTTTACCATCGAAGATGCTTCTCTGGAGGCCATTGAAAGGAATAAAAGGCGAATAGGAATAATCTCAGGAGAGCGCATTGTAGATGAATTAAATAAAATTTTAATGACTCCTAAACCCTCTGTTGGTTTTCAGTTATTACATCAAACGGGCCTACTTGCACTTATTTTGCCTGAGCTTACTGCATTGCAAGGCATAGAAGAAAAGGAAGGTCAACGACATAAAGATAACTTTTGGCATACGCTAGAAGTAGTGGATAACATTGCCCAAGCAACTGATAATCTTTGGTTGAGATGGGCTGCTTTACTGCACGACATTGGAAAGGCACCAACTAAGAAATTCGATAAAAAAATTGGGTGGACTTTTCATAGCCATGAATTTGTTGGTTCCAAAATGGTATCCAAGCTTTTCAAAAGATTACATATGCCATTGAATGAGAAAATGAAATTTGTTCAGAAAATGGTACTAATGAGTTCACGTCCAATAGTACTTTCACAAGAGATAGTAACGGATTCAGCAGTTCGTAGATTGGTTTTTGATGCAGGTGAGTATGTCGAGGACCTAATGACATTATGTGAGGCAGATATTACCACTAAAAACCCCAAGAAATTTAAACGCTATCATCAGAATTTTGCGATTGTTCGACAAAAAATAGTGGAAGTTGAAGAACGTGATCATGTTCGAAATTTTCAGCCCCCTGTAAGTGGTGAGGAAATAATGCAAACGTTTAATCTTCAGCCTTCCAAAGAGATAGGGATGATTAAAGAAGCTATTAAAGAGGCTATATTAGAAGGAGAAATTCCTAATGAACACGAGGCAGCTTATGCTTTTATGTTAGATAAAGGCAAAAAACTAGGACTTATACCTGCTAAGGATCGGCCTTAA
- a CDS encoding L-threonylcarbamoyladenylate synthase — protein MHEEIQMAVETLQKGGLIVYPTDTVWGIGCDATNSEAVKKVYALKNREDSKALICLVSDIRMLQKHIFEIPEVAYDIIDLSTKPTTIIYDKPHGIAPNLIAEDNTLAIRVASDEFCQKLIRQFKRPIVSTSANISGEPTPKSFLEIAPEILKGVDYVVNLHRDKRCEKPSSIIKLSTNGEVKIIRK, from the coding sequence ATGCATGAAGAGATACAAATGGCAGTTGAAACCCTACAAAAGGGAGGTCTCATTGTATATCCTACAGATACTGTTTGGGGAATAGGGTGTGATGCTACTAATTCGGAGGCCGTAAAAAAAGTGTATGCCTTGAAGAATCGCGAGGACAGTAAGGCTCTTATTTGTTTGGTGTCTGACATAAGGATGTTGCAAAAACATATTTTTGAGATTCCTGAGGTAGCTTATGATATCATTGATTTAAGCACCAAACCAACTACTATTATTTATGACAAACCTCACGGAATTGCTCCCAATTTAATAGCGGAAGATAATACCTTAGCAATTCGTGTAGCAAGTGACGAGTTTTGTCAAAAACTCATCCGTCAATTCAAGCGACCTATAGTATCTACATCAGCAAATATTAGTGGAGAACCAACTCCTAAAAGTTTCTTAGAAATAGCTCCTGAAATTTTAAAAGGTGTAGACTATGTAGTAAATTTGCACCGCGATAAACGATGTGAGAAACCTTCATCCATTATTAAGTTAAGTACTAATGGAGAAGTGAAAATCATTCGGAAGTAA
- a CDS encoding ATP-grasp fold amidoligase family protein: MYKLLLGLLKKLKFLPQKTFVKIYYQYYTGKKLNLEDPKELNEKIQWLKVYYRPKILNQLVDKYAVRSYVESKIGAQYLNECYGVYDSVGEVNFDEFPEKFVLKGVHGSNFNLIVKDKSKLNKTYARLKMRKWLWHNFYYKAGLEWAYKDVKPRILCEKYLEELDKGLLNDYKFFCFNGEPKFIHVDVARFGDHNRCFYDLDWKKLPYKHYLPNDAEPERPEMLAEMIEIAKILSADFPFVRVDLYSFSKRILFGELTFYPGNGVLEFYPDDYNRVSGDFLRLPKRNKGQKYIETL; this comes from the coding sequence ATGTACAAACTCTTATTAGGCTTGTTGAAAAAACTCAAGTTCCTACCCCAAAAAACATTCGTGAAGATTTATTATCAATACTACACTGGTAAAAAATTGAACTTGGAAGACCCGAAAGAGTTGAATGAAAAAATTCAATGGCTTAAAGTGTATTATCGCCCAAAAATTTTAAATCAATTAGTAGATAAATATGCGGTAAGATCCTATGTGGAATCTAAAATAGGAGCGCAATACCTAAATGAATGTTATGGCGTGTACGATAGCGTAGGGGAGGTGAATTTTGACGAGTTTCCTGAAAAGTTTGTGCTTAAAGGTGTGCATGGTAGTAATTTTAATCTCATTGTAAAGGATAAATCTAAACTTAATAAAACATATGCTAGATTAAAGATGAGAAAGTGGTTGTGGCATAATTTTTATTATAAAGCAGGTTTAGAATGGGCCTATAAAGATGTGAAGCCTAGGATATTGTGTGAGAAATACTTAGAAGAATTGGATAAAGGACTTTTAAATGACTATAAATTCTTTTGTTTTAATGGAGAGCCTAAATTTATACATGTTGATGTAGCGCGCTTTGGAGATCACAACAGATGTTTTTATGATTTGGATTGGAAAAAGCTCCCATACAAACATTATCTACCGAATGATGCAGAGCCGGAAAGGCCTGAAATGTTAGCTGAGATGATTGAAATCGCCAAAATTTTGTCTGCTGATTTTCCTTTTGTTAGGGTGGATTTGTACTCCTTTTCGAAACGGATTTTATTTGGAGAGTTAACTTTTTATCCAGGAAATGGAGTTTTAGAGTTTTATCCTGATGATTATAATAGAGTGTCAGGAGATTTTTTAAGACTACCGAAACGTAACAAGGGACAAAAGTATATTGAAACATTATAA